A section of the Coleofasciculus sp. FACHB-T130 genome encodes:
- the prfC gene encoding peptide chain release factor 3 — protein MFTDFQSPEATTQSEIQAAVERRRNFAIISHPDAGKTTLTEKLLLYGGAIHEAGAVKARRAQKKATSDWMEMEQQRGISITSTVLQFAYHNCQINLLDTPGHQDFSEDTYRTLAAADNAVMLIDAAKGLEPQTRKLFEVCRMRKIPIFTFVNKLDRPGREPLELLDEIEQELGLQTYAVNWPIGMGDRFKGVYDRRQQKIHLFERSAHGKREALDTVVDMGDPRIEELLEQELYYQLKEDLELLEGVGSELDLDLVHNGTMTPVFFGSAMTNFGVELFLDAFLDYALKPGSRQSSNGAIPPTYPEFTGFVFKLQANMDPKHRDRIAFVRVCTGKFEKDMTVNHARTGKTVRLSRPQKLFAQDRESIEEAYPGDVIGLNNPGVFAIGDTIYTGQKLEYEGIPCFSPELFAYLKNPNPSKFKQFHKGVSELREEGAVQIMYSVDEGKRDPILAAVGQLQFEVVQFRLQNEYGVETHTELLPYSVARWVAGGWEALQKVGRLFNTVTVKDSWGRPVLLFRNEWNCQQVQADHPELKLNSVAPVAAGQQPVDF, from the coding sequence ATGTTTACTGATTTCCAGTCCCCAGAAGCAACCACTCAATCTGAAATACAAGCAGCGGTTGAGCGTCGGCGTAACTTTGCGATTATTTCTCACCCTGACGCTGGTAAAACAACGCTGACCGAAAAGCTGTTGCTGTACGGAGGTGCGATTCACGAAGCGGGGGCGGTGAAAGCTCGTCGGGCGCAAAAAAAGGCGACTTCTGACTGGATGGAGATGGAGCAACAGCGGGGAATTTCGATTACCTCGACGGTGTTGCAGTTTGCATATCACAACTGTCAGATTAATTTGCTGGATACTCCGGGACACCAAGATTTCAGTGAAGATACGTATCGGACGCTGGCGGCAGCAGATAATGCGGTGATGCTGATTGACGCAGCGAAAGGTTTGGAACCGCAAACACGGAAGCTATTTGAAGTATGCCGGATGAGAAAAATCCCCATCTTCACTTTTGTGAATAAACTCGACCGCCCCGGACGGGAACCATTGGAACTGCTGGATGAAATTGAGCAGGAATTGGGATTGCAAACCTATGCCGTAAACTGGCCAATAGGAATGGGCGATCGCTTCAAGGGCGTCTACGACCGACGCCAGCAGAAAATTCACCTATTTGAGCGCAGCGCACATGGCAAGCGGGAAGCCCTGGATACCGTTGTAGACATGGGAGATCCCCGAATTGAAGAACTGCTAGAGCAAGAACTTTACTATCAACTCAAAGAAGATTTAGAACTCCTGGAAGGCGTTGGCTCAGAACTGGATCTAGACCTCGTTCACAATGGCACCATGACGCCCGTGTTTTTTGGTAGCGCCATGACCAACTTTGGGGTGGAGTTATTTTTGGATGCGTTTCTCGACTACGCCCTCAAACCCGGTTCCAGGCAAAGCAGTAATGGTGCAATTCCACCCACTTACCCAGAATTCACGGGTTTTGTCTTCAAGCTGCAAGCCAATATGGACCCGAAGCACCGCGACAGGATAGCCTTTGTGCGCGTCTGTACCGGCAAGTTTGAAAAAGACATGACAGTGAATCATGCCCGTACTGGCAAAACCGTTCGCTTGTCTCGTCCTCAGAAACTATTTGCCCAAGATAGAGAATCGATTGAAGAAGCGTATCCCGGCGATGTTATTGGATTGAACAATCCTGGCGTCTTCGCAATTGGCGATACGATTTATACGGGTCAGAAGCTAGAGTACGAAGGTATTCCCTGCTTCTCTCCGGAATTGTTTGCTTATCTGAAAAACCCCAACCCTTCTAAGTTCAAGCAATTCCACAAGGGGGTTTCGGAATTGCGGGAAGAAGGTGCAGTGCAAATCATGTACTCAGTGGATGAAGGCAAACGCGACCCAATCCTAGCAGCGGTGGGACAATTGCAATTTGAGGTAGTGCAATTTCGCTTGCAGAATGAATACGGTGTTGAAACTCACACAGAATTATTGCCTTATAGTGTGGCTCGTTGGGTAGCCGGTGGCTGGGAGGCTCTGCAAAAAGTGGGACGTCTTTTCAACACTGTGACGGTGAAGGATAGCTGGGGGCGTCCGGTGCTGTTGTTCCGAAACGAATGGAATTGTCAGCAGGTGCAAGCGGATCATCCAGAGTTGAAGTTAAATTCTGTAGCGCCTGTAGCGGCGGGGCAACAACCAGTAGATTTTTGA
- a CDS encoding ATP-binding protein has translation MPSLLHNLFTSGQFIPHGHCYLWKTGLVWLHILSDGLIALAYYSIPLLLVYIVRKRGDLPFDWVFLLFGSFIIACGTSHVLEIWTLWHPMYWLSGLVKAVAAVISVATGIVLMSLIPNILALPSPAQIEEANRRLKSEIQERQQIEAQLRSQEYWLNTLIDAVPNVVNMKDGEGRWLISNQEGLKLFQLEGVDYQGKTDAELEEYTEFYQEALFDCQESDERAWRAETISHYEEEILLPDGSAKKFDVAKVPLFNPDGSRKGIVVVASDITQRKQVEAALRESEAKNRAFIQALPDMLFRICSDGTFMDFQAPREDALAMPPSHFLGKSVWEVLPTELAEATMYNVSKAIASGETQLYEYQMTSIDGNQHDYEARYARSLESEALVIVRDISERQAALRERKQAEIALQKSEAQLRQQTLHLEKTLCELKQTQSQLIQSEKMSSLGQLVAGVAHEINNPINFIYANLIHTDEYTKELLHLIRLYQQHNCEPVPEIAAVVENLDLDFLQEDLPKMLSSMKAGTNRIRGIVLSLRNFSRLDEAEVKAVNLHEGIDSTLLILQNRLKGKLGRPAIEIIKEYGNLPPIECYARQLNQVFINIITNAIDALEEAEAQRRRSAEENLVHSPQQLCSPASLPWIRIRTEVQDDRQVVVRISDNGLGITEEVRQKLFDPFFTTKPVGSGTGLGLSISYQIVVEKHGGSLKCISAPGQGAEFAIAIPIRQQHQQTTAVSDRNSAAVSG, from the coding sequence ATGCCATCACTCTTGCACAATCTTTTTACTTCCGGGCAATTTATCCCGCACGGACACTGCTACTTATGGAAAACAGGGCTAGTGTGGCTGCATATTCTGTCAGATGGTTTAATCGCCCTGGCTTATTATTCAATTCCGCTGCTGTTGGTTTACATTGTCCGCAAGCGAGGCGATTTGCCCTTTGATTGGGTATTTCTGTTGTTTGGCAGCTTCATCATCGCTTGTGGGACGAGTCATGTGTTGGAAATTTGGACCCTATGGCACCCAATGTATTGGCTGTCAGGGTTAGTGAAAGCTGTAGCTGCTGTGATTTCTGTGGCGACAGGTATTGTATTGATGTCATTGATTCCTAACATCCTAGCACTGCCCAGTCCCGCTCAGATCGAGGAAGCCAACCGCCGACTGAAATCAGAAATTCAGGAACGTCAGCAGATAGAGGCGCAGCTGCGAAGTCAAGAATACTGGCTGAATACCCTGATTGATGCGGTTCCGAACGTGGTGAATATGAAAGACGGTGAAGGACGCTGGCTGATCTCGAATCAAGAAGGACTGAAGCTTTTTCAGCTCGAAGGTGTCGATTATCAGGGCAAGACAGACGCAGAACTAGAAGAGTATACAGAATTTTATCAAGAAGCTCTTTTTGATTGTCAAGAATCCGATGAAAGAGCGTGGCGTGCAGAAACCATTAGCCATTACGAAGAAGAGATTTTATTACCCGATGGTTCAGCGAAGAAGTTTGATGTCGCCAAGGTGCCCTTATTCAACCCAGATGGAAGCCGTAAAGGGATTGTAGTCGTAGCAAGCGACATTACTCAACGCAAGCAAGTAGAGGCGGCATTGCGGGAAAGCGAAGCGAAAAATCGCGCCTTCATCCAAGCCCTACCGGATATGTTGTTTCGGATTTGCAGTGATGGGACTTTTATGGACTTTCAAGCGCCCAGAGAAGATGCTCTGGCGATGCCTCCCAGTCACTTTTTGGGGAAAAGCGTGTGGGAGGTATTACCTACCGAGTTGGCTGAAGCTACCATGTACAACGTATCGAAAGCGATCGCTTCCGGTGAAACACAACTCTACGAGTATCAAATGACTTCCATAGACGGCAACCAGCACGATTATGAGGCTCGGTATGCGCGTAGCTTAGAATCAGAAGCTTTGGTAATAGTACGCGATATTAGCGAACGGCAAGCCGCGCTTCGCGAACGCAAGCAGGCAGAAATTGCTTTACAAAAATCGGAAGCGCAATTAAGACAACAGACACTTCATCTAGAAAAAACCTTATGTGAGTTGAAACAAACCCAATCTCAATTGATTCAGAGCGAAAAAATGTCTAGCTTGGGTCAATTGGTTGCTGGTGTTGCTCACGAAATTAATAACCCTATTAACTTTATTTACGCCAATCTAATTCACACCGACGAATATACAAAAGAATTACTACATCTGATTCGCCTCTATCAGCAACACAATTGCGAACCTGTTCCTGAAATTGCCGCAGTCGTGGAGAACCTTGACTTAGATTTTCTTCAGGAAGACTTACCCAAAATGCTGTCCTCAATGAAGGCGGGGACGAACCGTATCCGCGGAATTGTCTTATCGTTGCGAAACTTCTCGCGCTTGGATGAGGCAGAGGTGAAGGCGGTTAATCTCCACGAAGGCATTGACAGTACCCTGCTGATCCTGCAAAACCGCTTGAAAGGGAAACTGGGACGCCCAGCGATTGAAATTATTAAAGAGTATGGCAATCTGCCCCCCATCGAGTGTTATGCGAGGCAACTGAATCAAGTATTTATAAATATCATCACCAATGCAATTGATGCCTTAGAAGAGGCAGAGGCACAGAGGCGCAGAAGTGCAGAGGAGAATTTGGTACACTCTCCCCAGCAGCTTTGTTCCCCAGCGTCCCTGCCTTGGATTCGGATTCGCACTGAAGTTCAAGACGATCGTCAAGTTGTGGTTCGGATTTCTGATAATGGTCTTGGGATAACGGAGGAGGTACGCCAAAAGCTTTTTGACCCCTTCTTTACAACTAAACCTGTTGGTAGCGGCACAGGTTTGGGGTTATCTATCAGTTATCAAATTGTAGTCGAAAAACACGGCGGCAGCTTGAAATGCATTTCAGCACCGGGACAGGGGGCAGAGTTCGCGATCGCGATTCCAATTCGGCAGCAACATCAGCAAACGACTGCGGTCAGTGACCGAAATTCTGCGGCTGTTTCAGGATAA